The Sinomicrobium kalidii region TCTCATCATCCCTGCCCTGGTACTTTTTGCAAAACTCCCCATGAAAAAGGCGGTGGCCACATCCCTGCTTATCATTTCTATTAACTCCCTTGTGGGTTTTGCCGGTGATGTCGGTGTAATGCAAATAGACTGGGATTTACTGCTGTTGTTTTCCGGGATATCCATTTTCGGAATATTTGCCGGAAGTTACCTGTCTAATCGTGCGGACGGTAAAAAACTGAAAAAGGGTTTTGGCTGGTTTGTATTGGTAATGGGCGTGTATATTTTGGTAGAAGAATTTATGAAATTATAAACGAAGTGATAAAGATCATTAAAGATAAGCTATTTGGGTTGTAATTTGGCCCGATTCATGAACGTTTAAGAGACAGATTAAATTTTATTGCAATGAAAGTAGAACAGATATATACTGGATGCCTTGCCCAGGGCGCTTATTACATAGAGAGCAAGGGTGAGGTGGCGATCATAGACCCGCTCAGGGAGGTACAGCCTTATATTGACAAGGCAACGAAAAACGGGGCGAAGATCAAATACATTTTTGAGACCCATTTCCATGCCGATTTTGTAAGTGGTCATATCACATTGTCAAAGGAAACGGGAGCGCCGATCGTTTACGGTCCGACGGCCAATCCGGACTTTGATGCCGTTATCGCAGAGGACGGACAGGAATTTCCCCTGGGGGAAGTTTCCATAGCAGTATTGCATACTCCGGGACATACCATGGAGAGTACAACCTATCTGCTGAAGGACAAAGACGGGAAAGACCATGCCATTTTTAGCGGTGATACATTGTTTCTCGGAGATGTGGGCAGGCCCGACCTGGCACAAAAAGCAGCCCATCTTACCCAGGAAGAACTGGCGGGGATGCTCTATGACAGCTTGCGGCGGAAAATAATGCCTCTTGGTGATGACGTTATCGTGTATCCCGGTCACGGAGCAGGTTCGGCATGTGGCAAGAATATGATGAAGGAAACTGTCGATAGCCTCGGAAACCAGAAAAAGATGAACTATGCGCTTCGGGAGGATATGACACGGGAAGAATTCATTAAGGAAGTGACTGAAGGCCTCCTGCCACCTCCACAATATTTTCCGCATAACGTTAGGATGAACAAGGAAGGTTATGCCGATATAGATGAGGTGTTGGAACGCGGAGCCAAACCACTGTCTCCTTCGGAATTTGAAGTGCTGGCCAATAAAACCGGGGCTGTTGTGCTGGATGTACGCCATCAGTCCGATTTTGAAAAAGGACATATCCCCAGGTCTGTTTTTATCGGGATAGACGGAAGTTTTGCTCCTTGGGTGGGTGCCCTGATTATGGATACGACCCAGCCCATTCTGTTGGTTACTCCTGAAGGAAGGGAAGAAGAAACGGTAACACGACTTTCCCGTGTGGGTTTTGATAACACATTGGGATATCTGAAAGGCGGGTTCGCTTCATGGAAAGAAGCTAACAGGGAATACGATACGGTAAATTCCGTTGGAGCAGAAGAATTGATAAAAATGCTGAAAGAAAATAAGGTGCAGGTCTTTGATGTTCGCAAGGAAACCGAGTATGAAGAAGGCCATGTAGAAGGCGCTCATCTAACCCCGCTGGATTATATAAACGACCATTTGAGGGAATTCCCGGAAGGCGAAAAATTTTATATCCACTGTGCGGGAGGCTATCGGTCGATGATTGCGGCTTCGATATTAAAGAGCAGGGGCATCCATAATTTTGCCGATATTTCCGGAGGGTTCGGAGCAATTAAACAGGCAGGAATAAACGGATAGCTTTTGTCATTAATGATTTGAAAAACAAAACCCTGTAAAACAAGCATTTCACAGGGTTTTTTCGTACCTCGGGGGGGAATCGAACCCCCACTCCCGAAAGAACCGGATTTTGAATTTAGCTTTAGATTGTTTTTACTTTGATAATCAGTTATTTAAGTCTTGGAAATAGCTTAAAAAATGGCTAAATATATTCGGTTTAATATTCGGTAAGTCAATAAAAATGCGTGTGATTATTATTTCTTTTTTTGTTATTTGCTAAATATATTAATGGGGATTAAGGTAAATAAAAAGCGAGATAAATCAAAAAAAAATGATTTGTCCTATAGAGTGGTGTTCTGTCTGTAACTCAATTTTCACTTTCTTCTATTTCAACAATAGCCAAAGGAGATATATCAATATTTTCGTGATATAGCCTCTTTAGTCTCTCCTGGGCTTCTTCTGTAAGATCATTCCAATATATTTCATACTGTACCATAGAAAGCCTTTTAGTGATAAAACTTTACATCGTTTTCAGAATGCATCGAATAAATGCCATGAGCAGATACAATTAAATGATCAAGTACAGCTATACCTAATACTTTGCCTGCTCGTATAATTCTCTTGGTGATTTGTATATCTGCCCCACTTGGTAAAAGTTGCCCACTGGGATGATTGTGGCATAAAACGATTTGGTTTGCATTAGCCTTTAAAGCAACCTGAAATACTATTTTAGGGTCTACAACGGTTCCAGTTGTTCCTCCTTCTGAAATTTTTATAACGCCCAATATTTTTAAAGTCTTATCCAACAGGACTACGCAAAACACCTCCCGATATTCTATTTTGTCTACTCCTATAAAATTTACAAGTAATTGCTGGAGATCTTTTGGAGATTTAATTTGTACCCTCTTGTTCGGCTTTATATTGGGCTTATAACTTATGGTCACTTCTGCGACTTCTTTTAATTCTTCCATATACAAGTATCATAAATTAAAAAAGGCTGTCTGGGCTGACAACCTTCCAATGGTTAATCATTCAAATAGCAAGGCTCATAAAGATAGTATTGCCTTTCACTGTCAGGTACTTCAAAAATATCATTGTACCATACTCGTTTTGTATCTATCTTGTTTTTAATACTATGTGCAGTTTCACTGTTGGTAAAGACCATTATATTTTCTCCGCTATTATCAAAATTGGTAATCAAAATATTTCTCATATCCTTAGTTAGAACTTAGGGTTAAAAGTGGCAACATAATGAAGGAGAATTAATTGTGTGAGGGCTTAAATACAATAAGTTAGGTCTTTGTATGATATTGTAATACCAAGTGTTTCTCTGGATATTGCCAACTCTTTTGTAGAATGATTGATCCATTATGGAAATATGATGCCTCCTTATCATATTTTGCCTCCAGTATAGCGGCTAGGCTAATGAATTGGTTAACTGGATTTAAAGGCTTAAATACAATTTCTACCCGGAATAAAATATCCAGTTTGAAATACAGGTAAATATGCTCTATTTCTACACCTAAGACATCTTTTATATCTCCACGGGTGTACTCGTACTTTTCATAATATTCAGCCAATTCTAGTGGCTCCAAATCAAATTCCCAGTTATCATATTGCATCCCAATCTGAAAGGGTATAAAATCTGTTTCCATAATTATTGGGTATAAAAAAACCACCTGTTTTTAATGAGGTGGTTGCACAAAAATTTTACTGTGGGTTTTTATTTAGTAAACTATCCAGTCATTAATTACAATATCCACGGGTTTTTCATCTCTCTTACAAGCAAAGAATGTTCTAACAAGCTCTTTTTTACCTTTCATTTTACCCCAGGCACTCTCACGAAGCGTTGAATCTTTTAATACAATGGCCAGATAAGCATAAACCCTAACTGCCACGGAATCATGTTCAAGTAAAGGGTAAAGGTCATTGATATTTGCAACCTGATATAGTCCTTCAAAAGAGTCATACACCTCAGAGTTAGCTAGTGCTACACCAATACCTGCACTCTGTACCTCATTTATATTAGCAATGAATGAAACATAAGTTTCAGGCTCACACAGGTCAGCGGGATCTATTCTAAAGCGTGTCTCTCTTCCTTCCATATTATCCATAGAAGGAAAAGGAATTTGATCTATTTCTTTATCATTGTTGGTCTTGCACCCAAATAAGCCAAAGACTACAGCAATGAATAGTGATATTTTTAAAATACTATTTTTCATAATACTAATGAATTGATACGGAGTATAGCTTTTACTCTGCTTTATAATAAGTGCCGTCATAAGGTTCTTCACTTGAACCTTCTACTTGCACAAATTGTACAGTATTCTCATCCAGAAACACTACTTTTTGGACATAAACTAATTCTACATCTTCAGGAAAAGTCATTGTTAGTATATCACCTTTTATTTTAAAGGTTCCAACCTCATAATCAAATACTTCTTCATCTACGGAATAAGAATAGGCAACTTCTGAATTAGATCTAAAGGAGAAAAAATTATTATAGTCATACCCATTAACCTCTGGATCACTAAAATACCATTTCCCCATTAGTTTTTGAGATATTTCATTTGAACTAGATGAATCATCATCACTGGAACAACTAAGGCTTAAACAGGCTTGTAGTATTAACAGAAAGTAAATAGTTCTTTTCATATTTAAAATGTTAAAGGTTATTGTTTAGTAATTTTCATAATTTTCTGAATGGTGGTATTTAGTAAATGTTTCCTGTAACTTTAGAGTAGTTAACAGGCTTGTTATTTGGTGTTAAAAATCACTAGCAGAATTGCTGTTCTCTATATCTACTTTTTCCTTTTGTTTGCCTATATAATTCCTCTTGTCTTTATTACTTAAATATGTTAGTGCAATTTCCCTTTCACTAAGAAGGACTTTATTAGAACCTAAAGGATCAGATCCTGGTAAACCATATTCTCCTCGTACTGAAATTTTAAAACCATTTGAAAAATTCCACCAATAAAAGGAAACGTTCTGTTCGTTATTTTCAATCAAAGATTTATAGTATTTATCTTCAAGTGCCTTATCTACTTTGTACATTGGATTTTCTAAATTTATACTTCTAAAAGCACTTATCACTCCTCCATTACTATAAAGTCTAGTTTCTTTTCCACCCGTGTCATTTTCCTTAATAGCACACGAATATTCTGCCAACTTACTGTTTTTAAAACAGCCATAATCTTTTATTAGGTTTTCAAGGATATATGGTAGTGCAAATTGACTTCTCAAGTTGGTGGTATTTTTAAAGGTTAATATTAATTCATATAATTTTTCATCTCCAAATTTGGGTTTAAGAACACCTATATATGATAGATTAATAACCTTTATTTCTGGCTCTACCTCTACCTCTTTTTTTGCATACTTGTCATTAAACAGATATTCATCTTCATTTTGTAGCATTTGTCTTTTGAAATTCAAGCTGTACAGAATAGAGTTATTGGAATGTTTTAATTTTCCTTTTTTGATAAGCTCTTTTAAATGGGAATCAAATTCAGATTTAGACATGCCCAATCTAAAACCTAAAAATATTGTGTCTTTTTTAGGATATTTTTTTAATTTTTCTGTCTTAGGATTTATAGAATTTTCATCCCTAACTATTGATTTTGCATCAACTTTTTTCTTGCTATTCTTAACATCATTACATGACATAATCAGAATAATGGATAGCAGAACAAGTCTTTGATTTAATAGCTTTTCCAACATAAAATATTATTAGAACTTGCCATATATGGCATTAAACAAAACAAATATAACCCATTTCTTGACTTGTCAAAAATGGCAAGTATGGAAAAGTCTGAATTACTGAAAATTGCAGGTAAAAGAATACAGGAATTACGTGAGCAAAAAGGACTTACTCAGGTAGATTTAGCAGGTAAAATTCAGGGTGAATTTGATACTACCAATGTGTCCCGTATTGAATCAGGAAGAACTAATCCTACGCTATACACCCTATGCAAAATAGCCAGTGCATTGGAAATCCCTCTTAGAGAGTTAGTGGATATAGAATTACCTGAAGATTAAAATTTGGCTATTTGATAGTTTCGGCCTTTCTTACCTTGTATTTTCTTCATAACATCTAATATTCATATTTTGTTACTTCTCATAGACATTAGAGGGAATAGATTTGGCTATAATACTATTATCTGCAAAATTTGTTTAAGGTCAAAAAGATGTGTTTTTAAGCTAATTTAGCTACATACTCGCGTACATAAATTGCAAACTTTGCAGATATTGCAGAACCTGCAATATTTACAAATCCTTGTTATCGGCCAGACTATAATATCCTTCCTTTGTAACAATCAAATGGTCAAACAGCCTTATATCTACTAGGCTGGTAGCTAATTTTAACCTCCTTGTAATCTGCAAATCAGCTTTACTTGGCTGTAAATTACCGCTGGGGTGATTGTGTAGTAAAATAATACCACTAGCCACTGCTTTTATGGCTACACTCAATACCAACTTCAAGTCCACATAACAAGTTGTAATACCTCCCTTAGACAAGTGGAATATGCCTGTAACTATACCTGCCCTGTTTAAAAGCAAGATTTTAGCTTCTTCCTGTAATTCTATGGTGTTCATATTCCAGTTATCCAAAGCTACTCTGTAAGTGTCTTTACTGCTGTTTATTTTAACCCTGCCCTTATTCTCATTGGAATAGGATATATTGATTTCACATACTTTCATGGTTGTAAAAATTTAAAAGACCTTACAACTTGGTTGAGATACTATATAGTACCTGTACCAAAATGTAAGGTCAACATAAAATTCCATTCATGGAAACACCCCTATAAGGTGTGAAACCAACACTGGAAAAAGTAAAAAAGTGCCAAAGTGATCTTTTCTGCATAAACTTTTGTTTTCAAGATAAAGTGGTCAAGAATATCCCGAATAAAAAGTTTTGCATTATTCTGTCACTTCAGCACTATGATTAATAATAGAACTACTGTGCTAATTCAGCATACTGCCCATTTTGGGAGAATGTACTAACATCAGCCCTAAGTTCATTTTCGGGTGAAGGAGCATCTTCTTCAGGGATATAAACCCACCTGTGGGACAGGGTTAATTCCTCTCCTGTTTCCTTCACCACATAAGAATAAGGCTCTACTTCCTGTCTAACCACCTGACCAGGCATTTCTGTCCCAATAAGGGCTGCACAGGTTTCCTCATCAAAGGTGGAAGGAATGCTGGTTTTCTTGGAAGTAGCATAGAAATGTCCTGTTTCCTTACTTCTCACCATTTCAATTCCTCCTGAAATTTCCAACACAAAGAACTCCCTTCCATCCTCTGCCTGTCTTTGTTTGTAGTTAATGATACGTACCATTGGTATAAAATTTTGAGTTGAACAAAGC contains the following coding sequences:
- a CDS encoding MBL fold metallo-hydrolase, coding for MKVEQIYTGCLAQGAYYIESKGEVAIIDPLREVQPYIDKATKNGAKIKYIFETHFHADFVSGHITLSKETGAPIVYGPTANPDFDAVIAEDGQEFPLGEVSIAVLHTPGHTMESTTYLLKDKDGKDHAIFSGDTLFLGDVGRPDLAQKAAHLTQEELAGMLYDSLRRKIMPLGDDVIVYPGHGAGSACGKNMMKETVDSLGNQKKMNYALREDMTREEFIKEVTEGLLPPPQYFPHNVRMNKEGYADIDEVLERGAKPLSPSEFEVLANKTGAVVLDVRHQSDFEKGHIPRSVFIGIDGSFAPWVGALIMDTTQPILLVTPEGREEETVTRLSRVGFDNTLGYLKGGFASWKEANREYDTVNSVGAEELIKMLKENKVQVFDVRKETEYEEGHVEGAHLTPLDYINDHLREFPEGEKFYIHCAGGYRSMIAASILKSRGIHNFADISGGFGAIKQAGING
- a CDS encoding JAB domain-containing protein; the protein is MEELKEVAEVTISYKPNIKPNKRVQIKSPKDLQQLLVNFIGVDKIEYREVFCVVLLDKTLKILGVIKISEGGTTGTVVDPKIVFQVALKANANQIVLCHNHPSGQLLPSGADIQITKRIIRAGKVLGIAVLDHLIVSAHGIYSMHSENDVKFYH
- a CDS encoding lipocalin family protein encodes the protein MKRTIYFLLILQACLSLSCSSDDDSSSSNEISQKLMGKWYFSDPEVNGYDYNNFFSFRSNSEVAYSYSVDEEVFDYEVGTFKIKGDILTMTFPEDVELVYVQKVVFLDENTVQFVQVEGSSEEPYDGTYYKAE
- a CDS encoding helix-turn-helix domain-containing protein, which translates into the protein MEKSELLKIAGKRIQELREQKGLTQVDLAGKIQGEFDTTNVSRIESGRTNPTLYTLCKIASALEIPLRELVDIELPED
- a CDS encoding JAB domain-containing protein; protein product: MKVCEINISYSNENKGRVKINSSKDTYRVALDNWNMNTIELQEEAKILLLNRAGIVTGIFHLSKGGITTCYVDLKLVLSVAIKAVASGIILLHNHPSGNLQPSKADLQITRRLKLATSLVDIRLFDHLIVTKEGYYSLADNKDL